A genomic window from Lotus japonicus ecotype B-129 chromosome 1, LjGifu_v1.2 includes:
- the LOC130717042 gene encoding uncharacterized protein LOC130717042 — protein sequence MKESDPITDCVHLLTSLLDEEIPTVQNLKTKWSLVRVKLTNLQTHLTDFSAEFPSSSATNPLSLDLFHSLSATLHSAVSLAQQCHSPTHLPRGKLQTQSDLDSLLATLDRHLSHCDILLRSGLLLDAPATSKRDAVRSASRNLITRLQIGEPESRAAAMDSLLALLHQDDKNVTIAVAQGLVPVLIRLLDSSCPEMKEKTVAAISRVSTVDSGKNVLLAEGLLLLNHLLRILDSGSGFAIEKACIALQALSFTKDNARAIGCRGGISSLLGICQAGTPGSQASAAAVLRNLVKFTEIRQNFAEENGVGVLLAVASSGTVVAQENAIGCLANLISEDEGLRLTVVKEGGVGCLKNFWDSGPPVQSLEVAVEALRHLGSSAPIAEVLVAEGFVGRVMGLLSCDVLAVRIAAARAVHALGLSSGKTRKEMGECGCVPGLIKMLDGKGVEEKEAAAMALSVLLIHPGNRRVFRKDETGIVSAVHLLNPSLQNLDKKYPVSLLLSLVHSKSCRKQMVAAGACVHMQKLVEMDVPGSKKLLESLGRGKIWGVFARP from the coding sequence ATGAAGGAATCGGATCCTATCACCGATTGCGTTCACCTTCTAACTTCCCTCCTCGACGAAGAAATCCCCACCGTCCAAAACCTCAAAACCAAGTGGTCACTCGTCCGAGTCAAACTCACCAACCTCCAAACCCACCTCACCGATTTCTCCGCCGAGTTTCCCTCCTCCTCCGCCACCAACCCACTCTCTCTCGACCTCTTCCACTCCCTCTCCGCCACTCTCCACTCCGCCGTCTCCCTCGCGCAACAGTGCCACTCCCCCACCCACCTCCCTCGCGGCAAGCTCCAAACCCAAAGCGACCTCGACTCCCTCCTCGCCACCCTCGACCGCCACCTCTCCCACTGCGACATACTACTCCGTAGTGGACTCCTCCTCGACGCCCCCGCTACCTCCAAGCGCGACGCCGTCCGATCCGCCTCCAGAAACCTCATCACCAGACTCCAAATCGGTGAGCCTGAGTCCCGCGCCGCCGCCATGGACTCTCTGCTTGCTCTCCTCCACCAGGATGATAAGAACGTCACCATCGCCGTCGCGCAAGGGCTGGTTCCGGTGCTCATCCGCCTTCTTGACTCCTCCTGCCCTGAAATGAAGGAGAAAACCGTCGCCGCCATCTCTAGGGTTTCCACCGTCGATAGCGGCAAGAACGTGCTGCTTGCAGAAGGGTTGCTACTGCTAAACCACCTCCTTCGAATTCTGGACTCTGGTAGCGGGTTTGCGATAGAGAAAGCTTGCATAGCGCTTCAAGCGTTGAGTTTCACCAAAGACAACGCCAGAGCAATTGGGTGCAGAGGTGGAATCTCGTCGCTGTTGGGGATCTGCCAGGCTGGAACCCCTGGCTCGCAAGCTTCTGCGGCGGCGGTTTTGAGGAATCTGGTGAAGTTCACCGAGATCAGGCAGAATTTCGCGGAGGAGAATGGGGTGGGTGTTCTGTTGGCGGTGGCTTCTTCTGGCACTGTGGTGGCTCAGGAGAATGCGATTGGGTGTTTGGCGAATTTGATCTCGGAGGATGAAGGCTTGAGGCTGACGGTGGTTAAGGAAGGTGGGGtgggttgtttgaagaatttCTGGGATTCAGGTCCACCGGTTCAGAGTCTCGAGGTTGCGGTTGAGGCTTTGAGGCACTTGGGTTCGAGTGCCCCCATTGCTGAGGTTCTTGTTGCGGAAGGGTTTGTGGGGAGGGTGATGGGGTTGCTGAGTTGTGATGTTCTCGCGGTGAGGATTGCGGCGGCTAGAGCTGTTCATGCTTTGGGGTTAAGCAGCGGGAAGACGAGGAAGGAAATGGGAGAATGTGGGTGTGTTCCTGGTTTAATCAAAATGCTTGATGGGAAAGGtgtggaagagaaagaagctgCTGCAATGGCATTGTCGGTTCTGCTAATTCACCCGGGGAACAGAAGGGTGTTTCGTAAGGATGAAACAGGGATAGTGAGTGCGGTACATCTCTTGAACCCGTCGTTGCAGAATCTGGATAAGAAGTACCCTGTTTCGCTGCTACTCTCGCTCGTGCACTCCAAGAGTTGCAGGAAGCAAATGGTTGCAGCGGGGGCTTGTGTACATATGCAGAAGCTTGTGGAAATGGATGTCCCCGGGTCCAAGAAACTCTTGGAAAGCCTTGGTCGTGGTAAGATTTGGGGTGTTTTTGCTAGACCCTAG